A single genomic interval of Alistipes provencensis harbors:
- the rhaT gene encoding L-rhamnose/proton symporter RhaT, with protein sequence MEILIGLLIIAIGSFGQSSSYVPIKKVREWSWESFWLVQGIFAWLVFPLLGALIAVPEGGSLFTLLGEGGALKAVIYGALWGVGGLTFGLSMRYLGVALGQSISLGTCSAFGTLLPALFAGTDLLHGQGLILLLGVCVTLAGIAVIGYAGSLRAANMTEEEKRAAIKDFALTKGLAVALLAGVMSACFALGLDAGAPIKAAAMAQGVDPLYAGLPVILLVTTGGFVTNAAYCIWQNVRNRTAGEYFGVRGSVLVNNLLFCALAGVLWYSQFFGLEMGKSFLTGSPVILAFSWSILMSLNVIFSNVWGILLKEWKGCNGRTLTTLTAGLAILLFSIFFPSLFQ encoded by the coding sequence ATGGAAATACTCATCGGATTGCTGATCATAGCCATCGGCAGCTTCGGACAGTCGAGTTCCTATGTCCCGATCAAGAAGGTCAGGGAATGGAGTTGGGAAAGTTTCTGGCTCGTGCAGGGAATTTTCGCATGGCTGGTCTTTCCGCTGCTGGGAGCCCTGATCGCCGTGCCCGAGGGCGGCTCGCTCTTCACCCTGCTGGGTGAAGGCGGCGCCCTCAAGGCCGTTATATACGGGGCCCTGTGGGGCGTCGGCGGCCTTACGTTCGGACTCTCGATGCGCTACCTCGGGGTGGCGCTCGGGCAGTCGATCTCGCTGGGCACCTGCTCGGCCTTCGGAACGCTCCTTCCGGCGCTGTTCGCCGGCACGGACCTCCTGCACGGGCAGGGGCTCATCCTGCTGCTGGGCGTCTGCGTGACCCTCGCCGGCATCGCCGTGATCGGCTACGCCGGGTCGCTGCGCGCCGCCAACATGACCGAAGAGGAGAAACGCGCCGCCATCAAGGACTTCGCACTGACCAAGGGTCTCGCCGTGGCGCTGCTGGCCGGCGTGATGAGCGCCTGCTTCGCGCTGGGTCTCGACGCCGGGGCCCCGATCAAAGCCGCGGCCATGGCGCAGGGCGTCGATCCGCTCTACGCGGGACTTCCGGTCATCCTGCTCGTCACGACGGGCGGTTTCGTGACCAACGCCGCCTACTGCATCTGGCAGAACGTCCGCAACCGCACCGCCGGGGAGTACTTCGGCGTGCGAGGTTCGGTGCTGGTCAACAACCTGCTGTTCTGCGCTCTGGCCGGCGTGCTGTGGTACTCGCAGTTCTTCGGACTGGAGATGGGCAAGAGCTTCCTCACCGGATCGCCCGTCATTCTGGCCTTCTCGTGGAGCATCCTGATGTCGCTCAACGTCATCTTCTCAAACGTCTGGGGCATCCTGCTCAAGGAGTGGAAAGGCTGCAACGGCCGCACACTGACGACGCTCACCGCAGGTCTCGCTATCCTGCTCTTCTCGATCTTCTTCCCCTCGTTATTCCAATAA
- a CDS encoding L-rhamnose isomerase has translation MKTEQIQQAYEVAKARYADLGIDTEAALAALQKVSLSLHCWQADDVTGFENQGGDLTGGIQATGNYPGKARNIEELRADILKAKSFIPGRHRLNLHEIYGEFGGEFVDRDKVEPKHFQGWIDWAKKNDLKLDFNSTSFSHPKSGSLSLSNPDPEIRNFWIEHTKRCRAIAEEMGKAQGDPCIMNVWVHDGSKDLTVNRMKYRELLCDSLDKIFEQKYDNMKDCIESKVFGIGLESYTVGSNDFYIGYGTSRGKIVTLDTGHFHPTEIVADKLSSLLLFTPEIMLHVSRPVRWDSDHVTIMNDETLELCKEIVRCDALDRVHIGLDYFDASINRIGAYVIGSRATQKCMMQALLEPLKTLREYEANGQGFERLALLEESKSLPWNAVWDMFCLRNNVPVGEDFIAEIQKYEREVTSKRA, from the coding sequence ATGAAAACCGAACAGATTCAGCAGGCCTACGAGGTCGCAAAAGCACGCTATGCCGATCTGGGCATCGACACCGAAGCAGCGCTCGCCGCTTTACAGAAAGTATCCCTCTCGCTCCACTGCTGGCAGGCGGACGACGTGACGGGCTTCGAAAACCAAGGCGGCGACCTCACGGGCGGCATTCAGGCCACGGGCAACTACCCCGGCAAGGCCCGCAACATCGAGGAGCTGCGCGCCGACATCCTCAAGGCCAAGTCGTTCATTCCCGGCCGGCACCGCCTGAACCTCCACGAGATCTACGGCGAGTTCGGCGGCGAGTTCGTCGACCGCGACAAGGTGGAGCCCAAGCACTTTCAGGGCTGGATCGACTGGGCGAAGAAGAACGACCTGAAACTCGACTTCAACTCCACGTCGTTCTCGCATCCCAAGAGCGGCAGCCTCTCGCTGTCGAACCCCGACCCCGAAATCCGCAACTTCTGGATCGAGCACACCAAGCGCTGCCGCGCCATCGCCGAGGAGATGGGCAAGGCGCAGGGCGACCCCTGCATCATGAACGTCTGGGTGCACGACGGCTCGAAGGACCTCACGGTCAACCGCATGAAATACCGTGAGCTGCTTTGCGACTCGCTCGACAAGATCTTCGAGCAGAAATACGACAACATGAAGGACTGCATCGAGTCGAAGGTCTTCGGCATCGGTCTGGAGAGCTACACCGTGGGTTCGAACGACTTCTACATCGGCTACGGCACCTCGCGCGGCAAGATCGTGACCCTCGACACGGGCCACTTCCACCCCACGGAGATCGTCGCCGACAAGCTCTCGTCGCTGCTGCTCTTCACCCCCGAGATCATGCTCCACGTTTCGCGCCCCGTCCGCTGGGACTCGGACCATGTGACGATCATGAACGACGAGACGCTGGAGCTCTGCAAGGAGATCGTGCGCTGCGACGCCCTCGACCGCGTACACATCGGTCTGGACTACTTCGACGCTTCGATCAACCGCATCGGCGCCTACGTCATCGGTTCGCGCGCCACGCAGAAGTGCATGATGCAGGCCCTCTTGGAGCCCCTGAAGACGCTACGCGAGTATGAGGCCAACGGACAGGGCTTCGAGCGTCTGGCCCTGCTCGAGGAGTCGAAGTCGCTGCCGTGGAACGCCGTGTGGGATATGTTCTGCCTGCGCAACAACGTACCCGTCGGCGAGGATTTCATCGCCGAAATCCAGAAATACGAACGCGAGGTCACCTCGAAACGGGCGTAA
- a CDS encoding rhamnulokinase encodes MQPKHFVAFDLGATSGRTILGSLRDGELVLKELTRFPNTILPLGDHYYWNIFSLYEHLCEGLRAAAREGVEITSVGIDTWGVDFAFVGKDGSLLGLPYAYRDPHTAGAPEEYFSKVLPKEEVYGDTGIQIMNFNSLYQLYAMQRDHSSQLAAAERLLFMPDTLSYLLTGEMVTEYTIASTSQLLNPRTKRIEARLLEKMGLSAELFPPIVMPGHRIGTLRAELAAACGVPQLPVVAVAGHDTASAVAAVPAANERFAYLSSGTWSLMGIEVREPFINEQTERYNFTNEGGVEGTTRLLKNITGMWILEQCLRKWKDEGRDYTYPEIVKMATAAAPFRTMIDPDDASFAAPGDMPAAIRTYCERTGQPVPDGDSATIRAIFESLALKYRFVLDRFRSLAPFEIERLHVIGGGSKNALLNQFTADSLGIPVTAGPSEATAVGNIMLQARAAGCVDTLQQMRSLIARCIPAESFTPGDTAAWDAAYTRFKTIVK; translated from the coding sequence ATGCAACCCAAACACTTCGTCGCCTTCGACTTGGGGGCCACCAGCGGACGCACCATCCTCGGCTCGCTCCGGGACGGAGAGCTCGTCCTCAAGGAACTGACACGCTTCCCGAATACCATCCTGCCGTTGGGCGATCATTATTACTGGAACATCTTCTCGCTCTACGAACATCTGTGCGAGGGCCTGCGCGCCGCCGCCCGCGAAGGGGTCGAGATCACCTCGGTCGGCATCGACACATGGGGCGTCGACTTCGCCTTCGTCGGCAAGGACGGCTCGCTGCTCGGACTCCCCTACGCCTACCGCGACCCGCACACCGCCGGCGCTCCCGAGGAGTACTTCTCGAAAGTGCTTCCCAAAGAGGAGGTTTACGGCGACACGGGCATCCAGATCATGAACTTCAATTCGCTCTACCAGCTCTACGCCATGCAGCGCGACCATTCGTCGCAACTGGCCGCCGCCGAGCGGCTGCTCTTCATGCCCGACACCCTGTCATACCTGCTCACCGGGGAGATGGTCACCGAATACACCATCGCCTCGACCTCGCAGTTGCTGAATCCCCGCACGAAGCGCATCGAAGCACGCCTGCTGGAGAAGATGGGCCTTTCGGCCGAACTCTTCCCCCCGATCGTGATGCCGGGCCACCGGATCGGAACGCTCCGCGCCGAACTGGCCGCCGCCTGCGGCGTGCCGCAGCTACCCGTAGTCGCCGTGGCGGGCCACGACACCGCTTCGGCCGTAGCCGCCGTACCGGCCGCTAACGAGCGCTTCGCCTACCTCTCGTCGGGCACATGGTCGCTCATGGGCATCGAGGTCCGCGAACCCTTCATCAACGAGCAGACCGAGCGCTACAACTTCACCAACGAAGGCGGCGTGGAGGGTACGACCCGCCTGCTGAAGAACATCACGGGCATGTGGATTCTGGAGCAGTGCCTCAGGAAATGGAAGGACGAGGGACGCGACTACACCTACCCCGAGATCGTGAAGATGGCCACCGCGGCCGCGCCGTTCCGGACGATGATCGACCCCGACGACGCCTCGTTCGCCGCTCCGGGCGACATGCCCGCCGCGATCCGCACCTACTGCGAGCGCACGGGACAGCCCGTGCCCGACGGCGACAGCGCAACAATCCGCGCCATTTTCGAAAGCCTCGCACTCAAATACCGCTTCGTCCTCGACCGCTTCCGCTCGCTGGCCCCGTTCGAGATCGAACGTCTCCACGTCATCGGCGGCGGTTCGAAAAACGCCCTGCTGAACCAGTTCACGGCCGATTCGCTCGGGATTCCCGTGACGGCAGGCCCTTCGGAGGCCACCGCCGTGGGCAACATCATGCTTCAGGCCCGGGCCGCAGGGTGCGTCGACACGCTCCAGCAGATGCGTTCGCTGATCGCCCGCTGCATCCCCGCCGAGAGCTTCACCCCGGGCGACACCGCTGCGTGGGACGCCGCATACACACGCTTCAAAACGATTGTAAAATAA
- a CDS encoding helix-turn-helix domain-containing protein encodes MKPVNNHKYLVSSEKDQTWGITVDTVGSESVAAGYETYPPRVGHPSGFYFDVGKGRVLESYQLLYITSGRGSFYGPGRKRTDIGAGDMVLLRPNRWHSYMPDRETGWHEYWIGFRGPNVDARFRNDFFDDSREVFRVGVREEITALYDKAIEVAENERSSYQQYLAGIANLLLGMAMYYHSNHQFVSLDVVGQIDRARRIMREELYANISPDEVARRVNMSYSWFRKMFRDYTNISPARYMQELRLQEACRLLSGTAMSIKEIAFRLNYGDASYFSNMFRRHLRMTPIEYRRRFGVGSDGFSAAGGEHEA; translated from the coding sequence ATGAAACCTGTAAACAATCATAAGTATCTGGTGAGCAGCGAAAAAGACCAGACTTGGGGCATCACGGTCGACACCGTGGGCAGCGAGTCCGTCGCCGCCGGCTACGAGACCTATCCCCCGCGGGTCGGACACCCCTCGGGTTTCTATTTTGACGTTGGAAAAGGGCGTGTGCTGGAGAGCTACCAACTGCTCTACATCACCTCGGGCCGCGGCTCGTTCTACGGCCCCGGCCGCAAGCGCACCGACATCGGGGCCGGGGACATGGTGCTGCTGCGTCCCAACCGCTGGCACAGCTACATGCCCGACCGTGAAACGGGGTGGCACGAGTACTGGATCGGCTTCCGCGGTCCGAACGTCGACGCACGCTTCCGCAACGACTTCTTCGACGACAGCCGCGAGGTGTTCCGCGTGGGGGTCCGCGAGGAGATCACGGCCCTCTACGACAAGGCCATCGAGGTGGCCGAGAACGAGCGCTCCTCCTACCAGCAATACCTTGCCGGCATCGCCAACCTGCTGCTGGGCATGGCGATGTATTACCATTCGAACCACCAGTTCGTGTCGCTCGACGTGGTGGGGCAGATCGACCGTGCGCGGCGCATCATGCGCGAGGAGCTCTACGCCAACATCTCGCCCGACGAGGTGGCCCGGCGGGTGAACATGAGCTATTCGTGGTTCCGCAAGATGTTCCGCGACTACACGAACATCTCCCCGGCGCGCTACATGCAGGAGCTGCGCCTGCAGGAGGCCTGCCGCCTGCTGTCGGGAACGGCCATGAGCATCAAGGAGATCGCCTTCCGGCTCAACTACGGCGACGCTTCCTATTTCTCCAACATGTTCCGCCGCCACCTGCGGATGACCCCCATCGAATACCGCCGACGCTTCGGTGTCGGCAGCGACGGTTTCAGTGCGGCCGGAGGTGAGCATGAAGCCTGA
- a CDS encoding family 78 glycoside hydrolase catalytic domain has protein sequence MNVVNFRNAVRWFVLCCLPLLAGSCGKRSSIADMRCEYLASPISVDTQSPRFTWTYEDADAFAQAGFRLCVATAPEKLVVPDVWNSGEVAGSRPFAVMPDGGLLASRTPYYWQVEAWDADGRRIVSPVAEFETALMNTSEWQARWISDANDKDFVPAPMLRRAFDVRSGVERARLYVSAAAYAKTALNGEPVSGNLLDPGYTHYDKRNLYAVHDVTDRLREGENVLSAVLGNGFYNAIQPVATWSFEVARWRGRARMICELHIDYADGTHEVVCSDGSWRTTADGPYLSNNIYSGDVYDARREISGWDRPGFDDSKWAQAVEVAAPSPLLKAQSMPAVLATREMEPVEVRSFGDTVWVFNFGVNLTGLCRLQVEGERGTQITMTHGEFLKPSGRIEMRNLDIYYKPLPGYDFQTDTYILKGDGRETWTPDFTYHGFQYVELRSSAPVKLDKTSLTARFMHTDVPAVGKFSCSNGLFNRIWEMTRQTYLNNLTSIPTDCPQREKNGWTADGNLAMELALLNYDGIAFYEKWLDDFVDNQNEAGRIAGIIPTAGWGYDDWIGPVWDASAFMIPYTLYNYYGDLRPIEKMWPVCARYLDYLATREEADGGVTYGIGDWVFYHTQTPTDYTSTCYYYYDNVLMARFAELLGRDGERYARKAEQLRELINTKYYDAEKGLYANGSQAAQGVALYMNIVPEGDAQRVADNLDRMIAENNYFLDFGTIGSKTVLRMLTRYGHVETAYRMASQTEAPSWGWWVSQGFTTLAETWTLSPEWRDASINHVFLGDVAAWYVNDLAGINFDPAAPGFERIVIAPHFVGALDWAAASYDSVRGEIRSEWRRSGGRVTLKVTVPANTTADIRIDGETVATVAGGVHEFRF, from the coding sequence ATGAATGTTGTGAATTTTAGAAACGCCGTCCGCTGGTTCGTGCTGTGCTGCCTGCCGCTGCTGGCGGGCTCCTGCGGGAAGCGTTCCTCGATCGCCGACATGCGCTGCGAATACCTCGCCTCGCCGATCTCGGTCGACACCCAGTCGCCCCGCTTTACATGGACTTATGAAGATGCCGACGCTTTCGCGCAGGCCGGCTTCCGGCTGTGCGTAGCCACGGCTCCCGAAAAGCTGGTCGTTCCCGATGTCTGGAACTCCGGGGAGGTCGCCGGCAGCCGTCCCTTTGCCGTGATGCCCGACGGCGGGCTGCTCGCCTCGCGGACCCCTTACTACTGGCAGGTCGAGGCGTGGGACGCCGACGGACGGCGGATCGTCTCGCCCGTCGCGGAGTTCGAAACGGCCCTGATGAACACCTCCGAATGGCAGGCCCGCTGGATTTCCGACGCCAACGACAAGGATTTCGTTCCTGCGCCGATGCTGCGGCGGGCATTCGACGTGCGGTCCGGTGTCGAGCGCGCCCGGCTCTATGTGAGCGCCGCGGCCTATGCGAAGACGGCCCTGAACGGCGAACCCGTCTCGGGGAACCTCCTCGACCCGGGCTACACCCATTACGACAAGCGTAACCTCTATGCCGTGCACGACGTTACCGACCGGCTCCGCGAGGGCGAGAATGTCCTCTCGGCGGTGTTGGGCAACGGATTCTACAACGCCATCCAGCCCGTCGCCACATGGAGTTTCGAGGTGGCCCGCTGGCGCGGACGTGCGCGGATGATCTGCGAACTGCACATCGACTATGCCGACGGCACGCACGAGGTCGTCTGCTCCGACGGTTCGTGGCGCACGACGGCCGACGGCCCCTACCTTTCGAACAACATTTACAGCGGCGACGTCTACGACGCCCGCCGGGAGATTTCCGGCTGGGACCGCCCCGGATTCGACGATTCGAAGTGGGCGCAGGCCGTCGAGGTCGCGGCTCCCTCGCCGCTGCTGAAAGCCCAGTCGATGCCCGCCGTCCTCGCCACGCGCGAAATGGAGCCCGTCGAGGTCCGTTCGTTCGGCGATACGGTCTGGGTGTTCAATTTCGGCGTCAACCTTACGGGCCTCTGCCGCCTGCAGGTCGAGGGTGAGCGCGGCACGCAGATCACGATGACCCACGGCGAGTTCCTGAAACCCTCGGGTCGCATCGAGATGCGCAACCTCGATATCTACTACAAGCCTCTGCCCGGCTACGATTTTCAGACCGATACCTATATCCTGAAAGGCGATGGCCGCGAGACGTGGACGCCCGATTTCACCTACCACGGGTTCCAGTATGTGGAACTGCGGTCGAGCGCTCCGGTGAAACTCGACAAGACGAGCCTCACGGCGCGTTTCATGCACACCGACGTGCCTGCGGTCGGGAAATTCTCCTGCTCGAACGGGCTGTTCAACCGCATCTGGGAGATGACCCGCCAGACCTATCTCAACAACCTCACGTCGATCCCCACCGACTGTCCCCAGCGCGAGAAGAACGGCTGGACGGCCGACGGCAATCTGGCCATGGAGCTGGCGCTGCTCAACTATGACGGGATCGCTTTCTACGAGAAGTGGCTCGACGATTTCGTCGACAACCAGAACGAGGCGGGACGCATTGCGGGCATCATTCCCACGGCCGGATGGGGTTACGACGACTGGATCGGCCCGGTGTGGGACGCTTCGGCCTTCATGATTCCCTATACGCTCTATAATTATTACGGCGACCTGCGCCCCATCGAGAAGATGTGGCCCGTCTGCGCACGGTACCTCGACTACCTCGCCACGCGCGAAGAGGCCGACGGCGGCGTGACCTACGGCATCGGCGACTGGGTATTCTACCATACGCAGACTCCGACCGACTACACCTCGACCTGCTATTACTATTACGACAACGTGCTGATGGCCCGGTTCGCCGAGTTGCTGGGCCGCGACGGCGAACGTTACGCCCGCAAGGCCGAACAGTTGCGCGAACTGATCAACACGAAGTACTACGATGCCGAAAAGGGCCTCTATGCCAACGGTTCGCAGGCCGCGCAGGGCGTGGCGCTCTACATGAATATCGTTCCCGAGGGCGATGCGCAGCGTGTGGCCGACAACCTCGACCGCATGATCGCCGAGAACAACTATTTCCTCGATTTCGGGACCATCGGCAGCAAGACCGTGCTGCGCATGCTCACCCGCTACGGTCATGTCGAAACGGCTTACAGGATGGCCTCCCAGACCGAGGCGCCTTCGTGGGGCTGGTGGGTCAGCCAAGGTTTCACGACGCTAGCCGAGACGTGGACGCTTTCGCCCGAGTGGCGCGACGCCTCGATCAATCACGTCTTTCTGGGCGACGTCGCCGCGTGGTATGTCAACGATCTGGCGGGCATCAACTTCGATCCGGCGGCTCCCGGGTTCGAACGCATCGTCATCGCTCCCCATTTCGTCGGGGCGCTCGACTGGGCCGCGGCATCCTACGACTCGGTGCGCGGCGAAATCCGCTCGGAGTGGCGGCGCAGCGGCGGCCGCGTGACGCTGAAGGTCACCGTACCGGCCAACACGACGGCCGACATCCGGATCGACGGTGAGACCGTCGCCACGGTGGCCGGCGGTGTTCATGAATTCAGGTTCTGA
- a CDS encoding PKD-like domain-containing protein, whose protein sequence is MIRNLCFSTAALFLALLASCNKDGVITDGGAKPVITLDNPEGVYPVKVGKSVTIAPTVGNAEGAVYTWLLDDEPAGSGPTFTFEAREAGVYYLTFRVENPNGSASEELRIEVNRLQPPVISFPVGDDKVMEVEIGRETTIAPTIANGDGATFVWTLDGETVGTDATYTFTPEELANFQLTLNAENEDGKSEPESITIRVVERFTVTAVFPAPSLRFGKEGARNVSQDRTLYLRPVLEHFHNPTFEWTVKDRPEKGDKEVFAFTPAAEGEYTVTVKVTDDDGETATATAVVTCCGDEMSHKRSGGTSRFSDKVYEYTPAPGQFINESVFKDITSADAAASKAQELLRQNAGEKKNYYVSLGAWGGYIVVGFDHSIENKGGNDFSIAGNQFAQSSEPGIVWVMQDTNGNGLPDDEWYELKGSEYGKPETLTSYAMTYYRPKSDNTGIQWKDNRGNAGTVERNSSHEQGYYPGWIDMESYTLYGTRLAANTTRHPITGDYYNNPYDWGYADNAGSDQAAGNVSDGDQRKNYFKIANAVNADGSAANLKYIDFIKVQTGISQNSGPLGEVSTEVFAFEDENL, encoded by the coding sequence ATGATCCGGAATCTCTGTTTTTCAACGGCGGCGCTCTTTCTGGCACTGCTCGCATCCTGCAACAAGGACGGCGTAATCACCGACGGCGGGGCCAAACCCGTCATCACGCTGGACAATCCCGAAGGCGTCTACCCGGTAAAAGTGGGCAAATCGGTGACGATCGCCCCGACGGTCGGGAACGCCGAAGGCGCCGTCTACACATGGCTCCTCGACGACGAACCGGCCGGCTCCGGCCCGACCTTCACGTTCGAGGCCCGGGAAGCGGGCGTCTACTACCTCACGTTCCGCGTCGAGAACCCGAACGGATCGGCCTCGGAGGAGCTGCGCATCGAGGTCAACCGGCTGCAACCCCCGGTGATCTCGTTCCCCGTCGGCGACGACAAGGTGATGGAGGTGGAGATCGGCCGTGAAACCACGATCGCCCCCACGATCGCCAACGGCGACGGAGCGACCTTCGTGTGGACGCTCGACGGCGAAACGGTGGGGACCGACGCCACCTACACGTTCACGCCGGAAGAATTGGCCAATTTTCAACTGACGCTCAATGCGGAAAACGAGGACGGCAAATCCGAACCGGAGAGCATCACGATCCGGGTCGTGGAGCGTTTCACGGTAACAGCCGTTTTCCCGGCGCCCTCCCTCCGGTTCGGCAAGGAAGGTGCCCGGAACGTATCGCAGGACCGCACGCTCTATCTGCGTCCCGTCCTCGAACATTTCCACAATCCGACGTTCGAATGGACCGTAAAAGACCGGCCCGAAAAAGGGGACAAAGAGGTCTTTGCCTTCACCCCTGCGGCCGAGGGAGAATATACGGTCACGGTGAAGGTTACCGACGACGACGGAGAGACCGCGACGGCCACCGCCGTGGTGACCTGCTGCGGCGACGAAATGTCGCACAAGCGTTCCGGCGGAACCAGTCGGTTTTCGGACAAGGTCTACGAATACACCCCGGCGCCGGGACAGTTCATCAACGAAAGCGTTTTCAAAGACATCACTTCGGCGGACGCCGCCGCATCCAAAGCTCAGGAACTGCTCCGGCAAAACGCCGGGGAGAAAAAGAACTACTATGTGTCGCTGGGGGCATGGGGCGGCTATATCGTCGTGGGCTTCGACCACAGCATCGAAAACAAGGGCGGTAACGACTTCTCGATCGCGGGCAACCAGTTCGCCCAGTCGTCCGAACCGGGCATCGTATGGGTCATGCAGGACACCAACGGCAACGGGCTTCCCGACGACGAATGGTACGAGCTCAAAGGTTCGGAATACGGCAAGCCGGAGACGCTCACGTCCTACGCCATGACCTACTACCGCCCGAAGAGCGACAATACGGGCATCCAATGGAAGGACAACCGCGGCAACGCGGGCACGGTCGAGCGGAACAGCAGCCACGAGCAGGGCTACTACCCGGGGTGGATCGACATGGAGAGCTACACGCTCTACGGCACGCGGCTGGCCGCCAACACGACGCGCCATCCGATCACGGGCGACTACTACAACAACCCCTACGACTGGGGTTATGCCGACAATGCAGGCAGCGATCAGGCTGCGGGAAATGTCTCCGACGGCGACCAGCGCAAAAACTATTTCAAGATCGCCAACGCGGTGAATGCGGACGGCAGCGCCGCCAACCTCAAATACATCGACTTCATCAAGGTCCAGACCGGCATCAGCCAGAACTCCGGACCGCTGGGCGAGGTCTCGACCGAGGTGTTCGCTTTCGAGGACGAAAACCTCTGA
- a CDS encoding glycoside hydrolase family 71/99 protein, protein MRKTIPFLLLALFACSKSGSDPGPDPGPTPGEVVTYGNESLVAIDPAGKEIAFDYRHKTLRDKKVGIFYFIWLGAHGYDVGDYFGGDIIPPKATDTRSPYDISELEKGHSNPADIPFGPGGAMHHWGKPYLDYYVSNDTWIIRRHAQMLSEAGVDVIFIDVTNGYAYLPVVKTLCDVYVQMMREGNPRPQISFILNTNPAPVVKELLTLYSNSDYDRLWYELDGKPLLLAPPGDYGNGVASRLTFRYAWFDTQYNYGGNWYGDGTNRWAWGEFSPQRNVKEEMPVMVASHPVWNIGRSYTGNSPNGYGGHQPANPTAEQRAAGTYFKQQFERALECDPDLIFLTGWNEWVAQRQGNTGATFIDCYNHEFSRDIEPCADDFTDVYYYYMADYVRRYKGVTPVEPVKEIHEIAVDGKFDDWTDLGTRYKDYKGDTRPRNHWGFGYKNISLTNNTGRNDICYAKVATDCKSLFFHVETAEPITPRTDRNWMRLFISVKGSTAPAWEGFQWVVNNRVVGENRTTLQRSKGGWDWEEAATVDYAVSGNQMEIAIPLSELGITDVRDFTVDFKWIDNAVADGDIRECMRDGDSAPGDRFRYRYIFKY, encoded by the coding sequence ATGAGAAAAACCATCCCGTTCCTCCTGCTCGCCCTGTTCGCCTGCTCGAAATCCGGCTCCGACCCCGGTCCCGATCCGGGACCGACACCGGGCGAGGTGGTTACATACGGGAACGAATCGCTGGTAGCGATCGACCCCGCAGGCAAAGAGATCGCTTTCGATTACCGCCATAAGACGCTGCGTGACAAGAAAGTCGGCATCTTCTACTTCATCTGGCTGGGCGCCCACGGCTACGACGTCGGCGACTATTTCGGCGGCGACATCATCCCGCCGAAAGCCACGGACACCCGGTCGCCCTACGACATCAGCGAACTGGAAAAGGGGCACAGCAACCCGGCCGACATCCCCTTCGGTCCCGGAGGCGCCATGCACCATTGGGGCAAGCCCTATCTGGACTACTACGTTTCCAACGACACATGGATAATCCGCCGCCACGCCCAGATGCTTTCCGAAGCAGGCGTCGACGTGATCTTCATCGACGTGACGAACGGCTACGCCTACCTTCCGGTGGTCAAAACGCTCTGCGACGTCTATGTCCAGATGATGCGCGAAGGCAATCCCCGGCCGCAGATATCGTTCATCCTCAACACGAACCCCGCCCCGGTGGTCAAAGAATTGCTGACGCTCTACAGCAACAGCGACTACGACCGCCTGTGGTATGAACTCGACGGCAAACCGCTGCTTCTCGCACCTCCCGGGGATTACGGGAACGGAGTTGCCAGCCGCCTCACGTTCCGCTACGCGTGGTTCGACACCCAGTACAATTACGGCGGCAACTGGTACGGCGACGGGACGAACCGCTGGGCATGGGGCGAATTTTCGCCGCAGCGCAACGTGAAGGAGGAGATGCCCGTCATGGTGGCCAGCCACCCGGTCTGGAACATCGGCCGCAGCTACACGGGCAATTCGCCCAACGGCTACGGCGGCCACCAGCCCGCGAACCCCACGGCCGAACAGCGCGCCGCGGGAACCTATTTCAAACAGCAGTTCGAACGGGCCCTCGAATGCGACCCCGACCTGATCTTCCTCACGGGATGGAACGAGTGGGTGGCCCAGCGTCAGGGAAACACGGGCGCCACGTTCATCGACTGCTACAACCACGAGTTCAGCCGCGACATCGAGCCCTGCGCCGACGATTTCACCGACGTCTACTATTACTATATGGCCGACTATGTGCGCCGCTACAAGGGCGTCACGCCGGTCGAGCCGGTAAAGGAGATTCACGAGATCGCCGTCGACGGCAAGTTCGACGACTGGACGGACCTCGGAACCCGCTACAAGGATTACAAGGGCGACACCCGGCCGCGCAACCACTGGGGCTTCGGCTACAAGAACATCAGCCTCACGAACAACACCGGGCGCAACGACATCTGCTATGCCAAGGTCGCCACGGACTGCAAGTCGCTCTTCTTCCATGTGGAGACCGCCGAACCCATCACGCCCCGCACCGACCGCAACTGGATGCGGCTCTTCATCTCGGTGAAGGGCAGTACGGCTCCCGCGTGGGAAGGATTCCAATGGGTGGTCAACAACCGGGTCGTCGGCGAGAACCGGACCACGCTCCAGCGTTCGAAGGGCGGCTGGGACTGGGAGGAGGCCGCGACGGTCGACTACGCCGTCTCGGGCAACCAGATGGAGATCGCCATCCCGCTCTCGGAGCTCGGCATCACCGATGTGAGGGACTTCACGGTCGATTTCAAGTGGATCGACAACGCCGTCGCCGACGGCGACATCCGCGAATGCATGCGCGACGGCGATTCGGCCCCGGGCGACCGCTTCCGCTACCGTTACATCTTCAAGTATTAA